The Triticum aestivum cultivar Chinese Spring chromosome 7B, IWGSC CS RefSeq v2.1, whole genome shotgun sequence genome window below encodes:
- the LOC123160010 gene encoding serine carboxypeptidase-like 51: protein MAVARLLLLSCVALVALLLVLPSRAAAAAAGTADGSEEWGYMQVRPKAHMFWWLYRSPHRVDNGTAPWPTVLWLQGGPGASGVGYGNFMEIGRLDTDLKPRATTWLNKADLLFVDNPVGTGFSFVEGGNKSLMARTDGQAARDLTALLIKLYRHNKRLQGSPLYIVAESYGGKFAVTTALTALKAIRHGHLKAKLGGVALGDSWISPEDSVLSWGPLLYEVSRIDEKGLQQCDSLANKIKAQLKAKQYAAAEKSWEDLESAVLEQSNSVNFYNILKDESSEDAAVLATAGAAVRKVGYTRYLSSKATREGGLDGLMNAEVKAKLGIIPSNFTWGEQSGDVFEALAGDFMKPRINEVDELLKLGVEVTIYSGQLDLICATKGTLDWVQKLKWEGLKNFTGSPRKPLYCKGGEGEAVGTQAFLKSYKNLKFYWILGAGHMIPIDNPCPALNMLGDITQSPAR from the exons ATGGCGGTGGCGAGGTTGCTCCTGCTGTCCTGCGTCGCTCTCGTCGCGCTCCTCCTCGTCctgccctcccgcgccgccgccgccgccgccggcaccgccgATGGGTCGGAGGAGTGGGGATACATGCAAGTCCGACCCA AGGCGCACATGTTCTGGTGGCTGTACCGTAGCCCCCACCGCGTCGACAACGGCACAGCGCCATGGCCGACCGTGCTGTGGCTGCAGGGCGGCCCG GGCGCGTCGGGGGTGGGTTACGGCAACTTCATGGAGATCGGGCGCCTGGACACGGACCTCAAGCCCCGCGCCACCACCTGGCTCAACAAGGCCGACCTCCTCTTCGTT GACAACCCCGTTGGCACGGGGTTCAGCTTCGTGGAGGGCGGCAACAAGAGCCTGATGGCGCGCACGGACGGTCAGGCGGCGCGCGACCTGACGGCGTTACTCATCAAGCTCTACCGGCACAACAAGCGGCTGCAGGGGAGTCCGCTCTACATCGTGGCCGAGTCGTACGGCGGCAAGTTCGCCGTCACCACCGCCCTCACCGCGCTCAAGGCCATCCGACATGGACACCTCAAGGCCAAGCTTGGAG GTGTGGCCCTCGGGGATAGCTGGATTTCACCAGAGGACTCCGTG TTGTCATGGGGCCCGTTGCTATACGAAGTGTCTCGTATCGACGAGAAGGGACTGCAGCAATGCGACAG CCTGGCGAATAAGATCAAGGCGCAGCTCAAGGCGAAGCAGTACGCGGCGGCGGAGAAGTCGTGGGAGGACCTCGAGTCGGCCGTCCTCGAGCAGAGCAACTCCGTG AACTTCTACAACATCCTCAAGGACGAGTCGTCGGAGGACGCTGCAGTGCTGGCGACTGCGGGGGCGGCTGTGAGGAAGGTGGGCTACACGAGGTACCTGAGCTCCAAGGCGACGCGGGAAGGCGGCCTGGACGGCCTCATGAACGCCGAGGTCAAGGCCAAGCTGGGCATCATCCCCAGCAACTTCACCTGGGGAGAGCAGTCAGGCGACGTGTTCGAAGCCCTCGCAGGCGACTTCATGAAGCCAAGAATCAACGAG GTTGACGAGCTCCTGAAACTTGGCGTCGAGGTGACCATCTACAGCGGACAG CTCGATCTCATCTGCGCAACCAAGGGAACACTGGACTGGGTCCAGAAGCTCAA GTGGGAAGGCCTGAAGAATTTCACAGGGTCGCCCAGAAAGCCGCTCTACTGCAAGGGGGGTGAAGGTGAAGCAGTCGGCACCCAGGCCTTCCTCAAGTCGTACAAGAACCTGAAATTCTACTGGATACTCGGAGCTGGCCACATG ATACCGATCGACAACCCTTGCCCTGCACTCAACATGCTGGGTGACATTACACAATCTCCTGCTCGGTAG